One window of Pseudomonas sp. FP198 genomic DNA carries:
- the urtC gene encoding urea ABC transporter permease subunit UrtC encodes MNQPLMLTATQKAGPKLTVAVGAVILAVLLSLPLLSLLAADNPLHVSAYTLTLVGKILCYAIVALALDLVWGYAGLLSLGHGLFFALGGYAMGMYLMRQAAGDGLPAFMTFLSWTELPWYWAGTDSFLWALCLVVLAPGLLALVFGFFAFRSRIKGVYFSIMTQALTFAGMLLFFRNETGFGGNNGFTNFRSILGFGITEPGTRAVLFFATVLLLVASLFIGWRLARSKFGRVLTALRDAENRLMFCGYDPRGFKLFVWVLSAVLCGLAGALYVPQVGIINPSEMSPTNSIEAAVWVALGGRGTLIGPLLGAGVVNGMKSWFTVAFPEYWLFFLGALFIVVTLYLPKGVIGLLKKRGE; translated from the coding sequence ATGAACCAGCCCCTGATGCTCACGGCCACACAAAAGGCCGGTCCCAAACTCACCGTTGCCGTCGGCGCGGTGATCCTCGCCGTGCTGCTGAGCCTGCCGTTGCTGTCGTTGCTGGCGGCGGACAATCCGCTGCACGTCTCGGCCTACACGCTGACCCTGGTCGGCAAGATCCTCTGCTATGCCATCGTCGCCCTGGCGCTGGACCTGGTCTGGGGCTACGCCGGCCTGCTCTCCCTCGGCCACGGCCTGTTCTTCGCCTTGGGCGGCTACGCCATGGGCATGTACCTGATGCGCCAGGCCGCCGGTGACGGCCTGCCGGCGTTCATGACGTTTTTGTCGTGGACCGAACTGCCCTGGTACTGGGCCGGCACCGACAGCTTCCTCTGGGCGCTGTGCCTGGTGGTGCTGGCACCGGGTCTACTGGCGCTGGTGTTCGGCTTCTTCGCGTTCCGCTCGCGGATCAAGGGCGTGTATTTCTCGATCATGACCCAGGCCCTGACCTTCGCCGGGATGCTGCTGTTTTTCCGCAACGAGACGGGTTTTGGCGGCAACAACGGCTTCACTAATTTCCGTTCGATACTGGGCTTTGGCATCACCGAGCCGGGCACCCGCGCGGTGCTGTTTTTTGCCACGGTGCTGTTGCTGGTGGCGAGCCTGTTCATCGGTTGGCGCCTGGCCCGCAGCAAGTTCGGACGGGTACTGACGGCCCTGCGCGATGCGGAAAACCGCCTGATGTTCTGCGGCTACGATCCGCGTGGTTTCAAGCTGTTCGTCTGGGTGCTCAGCGCAGTGTTGTGCGGCCTGGCGGGGGCGCTGTACGTGCCGCAGGTGGGCATCATCAACCCCAGCGAAATGTCGCCGACCAACTCAATCGAAGCGGCCGTGTGGGTGGCCCTTGGCGGGCGCGGCACGCTGATCGGACCGCTGCTGGGCGCTGGCGTGGTCAATGGCATGAAGAGTTGGTTCACCGTGGCGTTTCCTGAGTACTGGCTGTTCTTCCTCGGCGCGTTGTTCATTGTCGTGACGCTGTATCTGCCCAAGGGCGTGATCGGCTTGCTGAAGAAAAGGGGCGAATGA
- the urtD gene encoding urea ABC transporter ATP-binding protein UrtD has protein sequence MRITPTADFMLEPIIEPPVDANRDQGSSRDAIGLGQAAGVGLNTRHGTILTLEDISVSFDGFKALNDLNLYIGVGELRCIIGPNGAGKTTLMDVITGKTRPSHGKAWFGETLDLTSMSEVQIAQAGIGRKFQKPTVFEALSVFENLELALKTDKSVWASLRAKLTGEQHDRIGEVLETIRLAASVNRAAGLLSHGQKQFLEIGMLLVQDPQLLLLDEPVAGMTDAETDFTAELFKSLAGKHSLMVVEHDMGFVGAIADHVTVLHQGSVLAEGSLEQVQDNERVIEVYLGR, from the coding sequence ATGCGAATCACACCCACGGCGGACTTCATGCTCGAACCGATTATTGAGCCCCCTGTCGATGCCAATCGGGACCAGGGCAGCAGCCGCGATGCGATCGGCCTCGGCCAAGCTGCTGGCGTAGGCCTGAACACCCGCCACGGCACCATCCTGACCCTGGAAGACATCAGCGTCAGCTTCGACGGTTTCAAGGCGCTCAACGATCTGAACCTGTACATCGGCGTCGGCGAATTGCGCTGCATCATCGGCCCCAACGGTGCCGGCAAGACCACCTTGATGGACGTCATCACCGGCAAGACCCGACCCAGCCACGGCAAGGCCTGGTTTGGCGAAACCCTGGACCTGACCAGCATGAGCGAAGTGCAGATTGCCCAGGCCGGTATCGGCCGCAAGTTCCAGAAGCCGACGGTGTTCGAAGCCTTGAGCGTGTTCGAGAACCTGGAGCTGGCGCTCAAGACCGACAAATCGGTATGGGCCAGCCTGCGGGCGAAACTGACCGGCGAGCAACATGACCGTATCGGCGAAGTGCTCGAAACCATCCGCCTCGCCGCATCGGTCAATCGCGCCGCCGGGTTGCTGTCTCACGGGCAGAAGCAATTTCTGGAGATCGGCATGCTACTGGTCCAGGACCCGCAACTGCTGCTGCTCGACGAACCGGTGGCGGGCATGACCGACGCCGAGACCGACTTCACCGCCGAGCTGTTCAAATCCCTGGCCGGCAAACATTCGCTGATGGTGGTGGAACACGACATGGGCTTCGTCGGCGCGATCGCCGATCACGTCACCGTGCTGCACCAGGGCAGCGTGTTGGCCGAAGGGTCGCTGGAACAGGTGCAGGACAATGAGCGGGTGATCGAGGTGTATCTCGGTCGCTAG
- the urtA gene encoding urea ABC transporter substrate-binding protein, translating into MKRRSLIKAFTLSASIAAMGMAWTVQAAETIKVGILHSLSGTMAISETSLKDMALMTIDEINAKGGVNGKKLEAVVVDPASNWPLFAEKGRQLLTQDKVAVVFGCWTSVSRKSVLPVFEELNGLLFYPVQYEGEEMSPNVFYTGAAPNQQAIPAVEYLMSEEGGSAKRYFLLGTDYVYPRTTNKILRSFLHSKGVADKDIEEVYTPFGHSDYQTIVANIKKFSAGGKTAVISTVNGDSNVPFYKELANQGLKATDVPVVAFSVGEEELRGIDTKPLVGNLAAWNYFESVDNPANKKFVDSWKAYAKAKNLPGADKAVTNDPMEATYVGIHMWAQAVEKAKSTDVDKVREALAGQTFAAPSGYTLTMDKTNHHLHKPVMIGEIQADGQFNVVWQTEGPIRAQPWSPFIAGNDKKPDYAVKSN; encoded by the coding sequence ATGAAGCGTCGTAGCTTGATCAAGGCTTTTACACTCTCGGCAAGCATTGCCGCGATGGGCATGGCCTGGACCGTCCAGGCCGCCGAGACCATCAAGGTCGGCATCCTGCATTCGTTGTCCGGAACCATGGCGATCTCCGAAACGTCCCTCAAGGACATGGCGCTGATGACCATTGACGAGATCAACGCCAAGGGTGGCGTGAACGGCAAGAAGCTTGAAGCGGTGGTCGTGGACCCGGCATCGAACTGGCCGCTGTTCGCTGAAAAGGGCCGCCAGTTGCTGACCCAGGACAAGGTCGCCGTAGTGTTCGGCTGCTGGACCTCGGTGTCGCGCAAATCCGTGTTGCCGGTGTTCGAAGAACTCAACGGCCTGCTGTTCTACCCAGTGCAGTACGAAGGCGAAGAGATGTCGCCGAACGTGTTCTACACCGGCGCCGCGCCAAACCAGCAGGCGATCCCGGCGGTGGAGTACCTGATGAGCGAAGAAGGCGGCAGCGCCAAGCGCTACTTCCTGCTGGGCACCGACTACGTCTACCCGCGCACCACCAACAAGATCCTGCGTTCGTTCCTGCACTCCAAAGGCGTGGCGGACAAGGACATCGAAGAGGTCTACACCCCGTTCGGCCACAGCGATTACCAGACCATCGTCGCCAACATCAAGAAATTCTCGGCCGGCGGCAAGACCGCCGTCATCTCCACGGTCAACGGCGATTCCAACGTACCGTTTTATAAAGAGCTGGCGAACCAGGGCCTGAAAGCCACCGATGTACCGGTCGTGGCCTTCTCGGTGGGCGAAGAGGAACTGCGCGGCATCGACACCAAACCGCTGGTGGGTAACCTGGCGGCGTGGAACTACTTCGAATCCGTGGATAACCCGGCAAATAAGAAATTCGTCGATTCGTGGAAAGCCTACGCCAAGGCCAAGAACCTGCCGGGCGCCGACAAAGCGGTAACCAACGACCCGATGGAAGCCACCTACGTCGGCATCCACATGTGGGCGCAAGCGGTGGAAAAAGCCAAGTCCACCGATGTCGACAAAGTCCGCGAAGCCCTGGCCGGCCAGACCTTCGCCGCGCCGTCGGGCTACACCCTGACCATGGACAAGACCAACCATCACCTGCACAAGCCGGTGATGATCGGCGAGATCCAGGCCGACGGTCAGTTCAACGTGGTCTGGCAGACCGAAGGGCCGATCCGCGCCCAGCCATGGAGCCCGTTCATCGCCGGCAACGACAAGAAGCCTGACTATGCGGTGAAGAGCAACTGA
- the urtB gene encoding urea ABC transporter permease subunit UrtB, whose amino-acid sequence MPTALYRLILALALLLPLATHAGEAEDFVAANPSQQAKLLETWAAQPDPARVELINALQQGQLTIDGQPKTLRLNNRLRGLIETALASHQLLAVDARVRLAAAQQLQKSARPAQLAFLDRQLAGEQDEDVHAALSLALANLQLVDANPSVRLAAVRLLGETGDPLARTRLETLLEPGVETDASVRTAAETSLGQVKRKLLIGELLGQAFSGMSLGSILLLAALGLAITFGLLGVINMAHGEMLMLGAYSTYVVQMLFQRFAPNAIEFYPLIALPVAFFITAAIGMALERTVIRHLYGRPLETLLATWGISLMLIQLVRLVFGAQNVEVANPAWLSGGIQVLPNLVLPYNRIVIIAFALFVVVLTWLLLNKTRLGLNVRAVTQNRNMAACCGVPTGRVDMLAFGLGSGIAGLGGVALSQIGNVGPDLGQSYIIDSFLVVVLGGVGQLAGSVFAAFGLGIANKILEPQIGAVLGKILILALIILFIQKRPQGLFALKGRVID is encoded by the coding sequence ATGCCCACCGCCCTTTACCGCCTCATCCTCGCCCTGGCACTGCTGTTGCCATTGGCGACCCACGCCGGCGAAGCCGAAGACTTCGTCGCCGCCAACCCGTCCCAGCAGGCCAAGCTCCTGGAAACCTGGGCCGCGCAGCCCGACCCGGCGCGCGTCGAGCTGATCAATGCCTTGCAGCAAGGCCAATTGACCATCGACGGCCAGCCAAAGACCCTGCGCCTGAACAACCGTTTGCGCGGGCTGATCGAAACCGCTCTCGCCAGCCACCAGCTACTCGCCGTGGACGCCCGTGTGCGCCTGGCTGCCGCGCAGCAATTGCAAAAAAGTGCCCGCCCCGCGCAACTGGCGTTCCTTGATCGGCAACTGGCCGGCGAGCAGGACGAAGACGTGCATGCCGCACTGAGCCTGGCCCTGGCGAACCTGCAACTGGTCGATGCCAACCCTTCCGTGCGCCTGGCCGCCGTCCGCCTGCTGGGGGAAACCGGCGACCCGCTGGCCCGCACCCGCCTGGAAACGCTGCTCGAACCCGGCGTCGAAACCGATGCCTCCGTGCGCACCGCCGCTGAAACCAGCCTCGGCCAGGTCAAGCGCAAGCTGCTCATCGGCGAGTTGCTGGGCCAGGCCTTCAGCGGCATGTCCCTGGGCTCGATCCTGCTGCTCGCCGCCCTCGGCCTGGCAATCACCTTCGGCCTGCTCGGGGTGATCAACATGGCCCACGGCGAGATGCTGATGCTCGGAGCCTACTCCACGTACGTGGTGCAGATGCTGTTCCAGCGCTTCGCCCCGAACGCCATCGAGTTCTACCCGCTGATCGCCCTGCCGGTGGCGTTTTTCATCACCGCGGCCATCGGCATGGCGCTGGAGCGCACGGTGATCCGCCACCTCTACGGGCGCCCGCTGGAAACCCTGCTCGCCACCTGGGGCATCAGCCTGATGCTGATTCAGCTGGTGCGCCTGGTGTTCGGCGCGCAGAACGTCGAAGTCGCCAACCCGGCTTGGCTCTCGGGTGGGATCCAGGTGCTGCCGAACCTGGTGCTGCCGTACAACCGCATCGTGATCATCGCCTTCGCGCTGTTCGTGGTGGTGCTGACCTGGCTGCTGCTGAACAAGACGCGCCTGGGCCTGAACGTCCGCGCGGTAACCCAGAACCGCAACATGGCCGCCTGCTGCGGCGTGCCCACCGGGCGGGTCGACATGCTCGCCTTCGGCCTCGGCTCGGGCATCGCCGGGCTCGGCGGCGTGGCTTTGAGCCAGATCGGCAACGTCGGCCCGGACCTGGGACAGAGCTACATCATCGACTCGTTCCTGGTGGTAGTACTCGGCGGCGTCGGCCAGTTGGCCGGCAGCGTATTCGCCGCCTTCGGCCTGGGCATCGCCAACAAGATCCTCGAACCGCAGATCGGCGCCGTGCTCGGCAAGATCCTGATCCTTGCGCTGATCATTCTGTTCATCCAGAAGCGTCCGCAAGGCCTCTTCGCGCTCAAAGGACGGGTAATCGACTGA